A stretch of the bacterium (Candidatus Blackallbacteria) CG13_big_fil_rev_8_21_14_2_50_49_14 genome encodes the following:
- a CDS encoding DNA/RNA nuclease SfsA yields MHFEPPLVKGTLVKRYKRFLADVELETGEIITAHCPNPGSMRSCQEPGWPVCLSHNPSPKRKLAYTLEMLYNGSCWIGVNTLRTNALIAEALQQKQIAELVAYHSVKPEVRYGENSRVDFLLTQPGLPDCYLEIKHVSLLLEKDYAFPDAVTSRGLKHLNELLAMQAQGARAVLLFAVQRSDGYSFRAAHEIDPTYAEGLQKARLAGLEVLVYGVEVSPLGLGLGAALPF; encoded by the coding sequence ATGCATTTTGAGCCACCGCTGGTAAAAGGCACGCTTGTCAAACGCTATAAACGATTTTTGGCAGACGTAGAGCTTGAAACGGGTGAAATCATTACCGCCCATTGCCCCAATCCTGGCAGCATGCGCTCCTGCCAGGAACCAGGATGGCCTGTCTGCCTGAGCCACAACCCCAGCCCCAAGCGCAAATTGGCCTATACCCTTGAAATGCTGTACAACGGCAGCTGTTGGATTGGTGTGAATACCCTGCGCACCAACGCCCTGATCGCCGAAGCGCTGCAGCAGAAACAAATCGCGGAACTGGTGGCTTATCACAGCGTCAAGCCTGAAGTACGCTATGGCGAAAACAGCCGGGTCGATTTTTTATTGACCCAGCCTGGCTTGCCCGATTGCTATCTTGAAATCAAACACGTCAGTCTTTTGCTGGAAAAAGACTATGCCTTTCCAGACGCCGTTACCTCAAGGGGACTCAAACACCTAAACGAACTGCTGGCCATGCAGGCCCAAGGCGCACGGGCGGTGCTGCTTTTTGCAGTTCAGCGCAGCGACGGATACAGTTTTCGTGCTGCACATGAAATTGATCCGACCTATGCTGAGGGCTTGCAAAAAGCCCGTCTGGCAGGTCTCGAGGTTCTGGTCTATGGGGTAGAGGTCAGCCCGCTTGGGTTGGGTTTGGGAGCAGCCCTTCCCTTTTAG
- a CDS encoding oligoendopeptidase F, whose protein sequence is MSAHSSPDLQTPTWEMESEYSGLDALQLAEEQDQIRKAVQQMESHAEDFRAALNQMEALSEEALQVLAEKAWKMMGLEHEAELLLDNQLSYAYMVWSTNARDQDAKTLLEKLKRLRACLTQAGQPVDLFLLHAPDAVFDYFLSGEAVQNSQFLLRYRRRLSKRLLSLPEENLITSLSLDGPNAWGNLYSNITGSVSYEIENEQGIKEQVGIARLQSLLGENSEPMRKKAYQGLETVFSQHEESCAAILNALAGWRLETCKRRSHTEPVSFLDEPLHHNRISRQTLDTMMQVVKEHRAFGQKSFHLMASLIDKPRLDPWDVNASAPPFGHARRHIRFPEAIDLIEEAFGKVNPEMGAFVRMMADKCWIDAAPASNKTPGAYCSGFPRSRNPRVFMTYLGSYVDLIVLAHELGHAFHSWVMREMPIEQTHYPMTLAETASTFGETVVRDFLIQRCQTPQEKLEILWQEISSIPRFTLNIPTRYEFEKRFYEQRAERSFSPQNFSELMSTVWQEWHGDSTSAADAMFWATKLHFYIVEPSFYNFPYTFGYLFSQGIYAEKEARGADFYPFYVELLRDTGRMTAEELVQKHFGLDLREPEFWLRCMRPLERNLTTFDQAVKAWLD, encoded by the coding sequence ATGTCAGCCCATTCTTCCCCCGATTTGCAAACCCCTACCTGGGAAATGGAAAGTGAATATTCTGGCTTGGATGCCCTGCAATTGGCAGAAGAGCAGGATCAGATCCGCAAAGCTGTTCAGCAAATGGAAAGCCATGCTGAAGATTTTCGTGCGGCATTGAATCAAATGGAAGCTCTCTCAGAAGAAGCTCTCCAGGTGCTTGCTGAAAAAGCCTGGAAGATGATGGGGCTTGAGCATGAGGCGGAGCTTCTGCTCGATAACCAGCTCAGCTATGCCTATATGGTTTGGAGTACCAATGCCCGTGATCAAGATGCCAAAACCCTCTTGGAAAAACTCAAACGTCTGCGGGCCTGTTTAACCCAGGCTGGTCAACCTGTAGACCTGTTTTTATTGCATGCTCCCGATGCGGTCTTTGATTATTTTTTAAGTGGAGAAGCCGTGCAAAACAGCCAGTTTCTGCTGCGTTACCGCCGCCGTCTGAGCAAACGTTTGCTCAGCTTGCCCGAGGAAAACCTGATCACCTCACTCAGTCTCGATGGCCCCAATGCCTGGGGCAATCTTTATAGCAATATTACTGGTTCTGTCAGCTATGAAATTGAAAATGAGCAGGGCATCAAAGAGCAGGTGGGAATTGCCCGACTGCAGTCCCTTTTGGGTGAAAACAGTGAGCCCATGCGCAAAAAAGCCTATCAGGGTCTGGAAACGGTTTTTAGCCAGCATGAGGAAAGCTGTGCCGCCATTCTGAATGCCCTGGCCGGTTGGCGCCTGGAAACCTGCAAACGCCGCTCGCATACAGAACCTGTCAGCTTTTTGGATGAACCCCTGCACCACAACCGTATTTCCCGTCAGACCCTCGATACCATGATGCAGGTGGTTAAAGAGCATCGGGCCTTTGGGCAAAAGTCCTTTCATTTGATGGCAAGCTTGATCGACAAGCCCCGCCTGGACCCCTGGGACGTCAATGCTTCTGCGCCGCCCTTCGGCCATGCCCGTCGCCATATTCGTTTCCCTGAGGCGATTGATTTGATTGAAGAAGCTTTTGGCAAGGTGAATCCTGAAATGGGAGCTTTTGTGCGCATGATGGCGGATAAATGCTGGATTGATGCCGCTCCGGCCTCTAATAAAACCCCAGGAGCTTATTGCTCGGGTTTTCCCCGTTCGCGCAATCCCCGCGTTTTTATGACCTATCTGGGCAGCTATGTGGATTTGATTGTTTTGGCCCATGAATTGGGCCATGCCTTTCACTCTTGGGTGATGCGTGAAATGCCGATTGAGCAGACCCATTACCCCATGACCCTGGCGGAAACTGCCAGCACCTTTGGCGAAACGGTGGTGCGTGATTTTCTGATTCAGCGTTGCCAGACCCCGCAGGAAAAACTTGAAATTCTCTGGCAGGAAATCAGTTCCATTCCCCGTTTTACTTTGAATATTCCCACCCGCTATGAATTTGAAAAGCGTTTTTATGAGCAGCGTGCTGAACGCAGTTTTTCACCCCAGAATTTCAGTGAGCTGATGAGCACGGTTTGGCAGGAATGGCATGGGGATAGCACCTCTGCTGCAGATGCGATGTTTTGGGCCACCAAACTGCATTTTTATATCGTTGAACCCAGTTTTTATAATTTTCCCTATACCTTTGGCTATCTCTTTTCACAGGGAATTTATGCTGAAAAAGAAGCTCGCGGGGCTGATTTCTACCCCTTTTATGTTGAGCTTCTGCGCGATACCGGTCGCATGACGGCAGAAGAACTGGTGCAAAAGCATTTTGGGCTGGATTTGCGTGAGCCTGAGTTTTGGCTGCGTTGTATGCGTCCGCTGGAGCGCAATCTCACGACCTTTGATCAGGCAGTGAAGGCTTGGCTTGATTAA
- a CDS encoding RNA-splicing ligase RtcB, translating into MQKNFVYLENPNGSPVKAWVKGVPFDPGTEQQLRQVASMPFIHHHVAAMPDCHLGKGSTVGCVLPTRGAIIPAAVGVDIGCGMVAVRTSLKAHELPDDLKPLRDWIESVVPVGSNDWGHSPFQKMQVTRFRRRAEREWKPLEKGYLALLEQYPRVAPPKNHPVHQVGSLGGGNHFIEICLDEADRVWVMLHSGSRGIGNRIGSFFIEAARHEMERLFIHLPDRDLAYLAEGSDLFDDYVQAVEWAQHYAYSNREVMLENVLAALEDSGLLPPFESETEVVNCHHNYIAREHHFNANIWVTRKGAIRARAGDLGIIPGSMGARSFIVRGKGEPESFDSCSHGAGRTMSRAQAKKRFSLEDHLKATQGVECRKDLGVLDETPAAYKDIDAVMQAQSDLVEIVHTLKQVVCVKG; encoded by the coding sequence ATGCAAAAAAACTTTGTTTATTTAGAAAATCCCAACGGCAGCCCGGTCAAAGCCTGGGTCAAAGGCGTTCCTTTTGATCCGGGAACAGAACAGCAACTGCGCCAGGTGGCGAGTATGCCCTTTATTCACCACCATGTGGCAGCCATGCCCGATTGCCATTTGGGCAAAGGCAGTACGGTGGGCTGTGTTTTGCCGACCCGTGGCGCGATTATTCCGGCGGCGGTAGGGGTGGATATTGGCTGTGGTATGGTCGCTGTGCGCACCAGCCTCAAAGCCCATGAATTGCCTGATGATCTCAAGCCCCTGCGCGACTGGATCGAATCAGTCGTGCCTGTGGGCAGCAATGACTGGGGCCATTCCCCCTTTCAAAAAATGCAGGTCACCCGTTTCCGGCGGCGTGCCGAACGGGAATGGAAGCCCCTTGAAAAAGGCTATCTGGCACTTCTGGAGCAATATCCCAGGGTGGCGCCGCCTAAAAACCACCCTGTCCATCAGGTGGGCAGTCTGGGCGGTGGCAATCATTTTATTGAAATCTGTCTCGATGAAGCCGATCGGGTCTGGGTGATGTTGCACAGTGGCTCACGTGGGATTGGCAACCGCATTGGCAGTTTCTTTATTGAAGCGGCCCGCCATGAAATGGAGCGTCTGTTTATTCATTTGCCGGATCGTGATCTGGCCTATCTGGCAGAAGGTTCTGATCTTTTCGACGACTATGTACAAGCTGTGGAATGGGCGCAGCACTATGCCTACAGTAACCGTGAAGTCATGCTTGAAAACGTCTTGGCAGCACTTGAAGATTCCGGGCTCTTGCCCCCCTTTGAATCTGAAACTGAGGTGGTCAATTGTCACCACAACTATATTGCCCGAGAACACCATTTCAACGCCAATATCTGGGTCACCCGCAAAGGAGCCATTCGGGCCCGTGCCGGAGATTTGGGTATTATTCCCGGCAGCATGGGGGCGCGTTCGTTTATTGTGCGGGGCAAGGGCGAGCCTGAAAGTTTTGACAGTTGTAGCCATGGGGCAGGGCGCACCATGTCACGGGCCCAGGCCAAAAAGCGCTTCAGTCTCGAAGATCATCTCAAAGCAACCCAGGGGGTCGAGTGCCGCAAGGATTTGGGCGTGCTGGATGAAACCCCGGCAGCTTACAAGGATATTGATGCGGTGATGCAGGCTCAGAGCGATCTGGTTGAGATCGTGCATACGCTCAAACAGGTCGTCTGCGTCAAAGGCTAA
- a CDS encoding amidase produces MNRVWILMLSLSILISSCASRNAAQEKRGEPSMEKLNMELKKMLFAISKEPRALTWQTEASKIINKSTQELASEIQSGALSSEEVVVSFLERIITLNPAYNAIVTLNAESALARAREADQALRSGIRWGPLHGVPFTIKDTYQTAGVRTSAGYPPLKDFIPEENAVVVQRLLDAGAILLGKTNTPTLAMDMQTTNPIFGVTGNSVNPDWSAGGSSGGASVAVALRMTPFEFGSDLAGSIRLPAAFNGVYGLRPSHGLVSMRGHIPPLPTELNGIRRMAVAGPITHTLADLEFLLRIVAGPGPGDYRVKPLQDTKKAPLSQRPLKVVWADNLGGIPVETEIQNAMATYIEQLANAGVSVQKGSPPDFPYEKAWETWGAFVGLQGGYEQSNFMRSLGDFFTKATVANTPMQRKIVGPISVPGYMQAMEIQDQCIDILERFTEPYDVFIVPVASVTAFPHFKSTRTFGNFSVYDAPMKVNAENIPYYVATQSYTTLFSLTESPVITLPIGHDKKGAPIGIQLVGRRFHDLELIRVAEALEQIVTPPRKVNAHAGKERSSFRVL; encoded by the coding sequence ATGAACAGAGTTTGGATCCTGATGCTGAGTTTATCAATACTGATCAGTTCTTGCGCATCACGCAACGCAGCACAGGAGAAAAGAGGCGAGCCCAGCATGGAAAAATTGAATATGGAACTCAAAAAAATGCTATTTGCCATCAGCAAAGAACCAAGAGCCCTCACATGGCAAACTGAAGCTTCAAAAATCATCAATAAATCCACACAAGAATTGGCCTCAGAAATTCAAAGTGGCGCCCTGAGCAGTGAGGAAGTTGTTGTCTCTTTTCTTGAACGGATTATAACGCTCAATCCGGCTTATAACGCAATCGTGACTTTAAATGCCGAGTCGGCTCTGGCCCGGGCACGGGAAGCAGATCAAGCGCTGCGTTCAGGCATCAGATGGGGCCCCCTCCACGGGGTTCCATTCACCATCAAGGATACCTATCAAACAGCAGGGGTCCGCACAAGCGCAGGATACCCGCCACTTAAAGATTTTATTCCCGAAGAAAATGCGGTTGTGGTTCAGCGCCTCTTAGACGCCGGGGCCATTCTGCTTGGAAAGACAAATACCCCCACGCTGGCCATGGACATGCAAACCACCAACCCGATTTTTGGGGTGACAGGAAACAGTGTGAATCCCGACTGGTCAGCAGGAGGAAGCAGTGGCGGTGCTTCTGTCGCTGTAGCGCTCAGAATGACGCCCTTTGAGTTTGGTTCTGACCTGGCGGGTTCGATCAGGCTACCAGCCGCCTTTAACGGGGTCTACGGGCTGCGGCCAAGTCACGGACTGGTTTCCATGAGAGGGCATATCCCCCCGCTTCCCACTGAACTAAATGGAATCAGGCGAATGGCCGTTGCAGGGCCGATTACGCACACTCTGGCAGATTTAGAATTTCTACTCAGGATTGTTGCCGGGCCGGGGCCCGGTGACTACCGTGTAAAACCACTCCAGGATACAAAAAAGGCACCTTTGTCCCAGCGGCCACTCAAAGTGGTCTGGGCCGACAACTTGGGGGGAATACCGGTCGAAACTGAGATTCAAAACGCGATGGCCACTTATATCGAGCAATTGGCAAACGCAGGCGTATCGGTTCAGAAAGGTAGCCCCCCTGATTTCCCCTATGAAAAAGCCTGGGAAACCTGGGGAGCCTTTGTCGGATTACAGGGGGGTTATGAGCAATCCAATTTTATGCGCAGCCTTGGAGATTTTTTTACAAAAGCAACGGTCGCAAATACGCCGATGCAGAGGAAGATCGTGGGCCCCATCTCTGTGCCCGGATACATGCAGGCAATGGAAATTCAAGATCAGTGTATTGACATTTTAGAGCGCTTTACAGAGCCCTATGATGTTTTCATCGTCCCTGTCGCCTCAGTCACAGCCTTCCCTCATTTCAAGTCAACGCGAACTTTTGGAAACTTTTCAGTCTATGATGCTCCGATGAAGGTAAATGCTGAAAACATCCCCTATTACGTGGCAACACAATCCTATACGACCTTATTTTCACTGACTGAAAGCCCTGTCATAACACTGCCTATCGGTCACGACAAAAAAGGCGCTCCTATCGGTATTCAGCTCGTGGGGCGAAGATTTCACGATCTTGAGCTGATTCGCGTCGCTGAGGCATTAGAGCAAATCGTCACTCCCCCCCGAAAAGTGAATGCTCACGCTGGAAAAGAGAGGTCTAGTTTCAGAGTCTTATAG
- a CDS encoding 30S ribosomal protein S15 yields MSFTKTDKNELIVANHVHPTDTGSPEVQVAILSARIKYLTEHLNKHKKDFATRRGLIKMVGRRRKLLRYLLNNAPERHAQLVERLGLKK; encoded by the coding sequence ATGTCTTTCACGAAAACTGATAAAAACGAATTGATTGTTGCCAATCATGTTCACCCCACCGACACGGGTTCACCTGAAGTTCAAGTCGCTATTCTGAGCGCACGTATCAAATATCTGACCGAGCACCTGAACAAGCATAAAAAAGATTTCGCAACCCGCCGTGGTCTGATCAAAATGGTGGGCCGCCGCCGTAAATTGCTGCGTTACCTGTTAAACAATGCCCCTGAGCGTCATGCCCAGTTGGTAGAACGTCTCGGACTCAAAAAATAA
- the pnp gene encoding polyribonucleotide nucleotidyltransferase, with amino-acid sequence MNITPEFTEFEVGGEVIRIETGVLSPLANAAVIVRSGESMVFVAAVATAEPKDIDFMPLTVDYESKMYAVGRFPGGFIRREGRPPESATLSARLIDRQIRPLFPDGFRNEVQVVSQLLSSDQVVQPDILSCIGASAALSISNIPFDGPTAAVRIGRIDGEWVINPTFPQMEDSELDLIVAGTDDSINMVEAGAQMVNEDLMLEAITIAHQEIRHIVAQIKAFAERLGKAKMAPPLYSVDERILAYVREQVQGPMLEAMQIVDNKARSEQIKVIRKAFEAHVAELSDESEIKALIAERGKDIGNAFYKIEKAMMRAAILDKGVRIDGRQPADIRPIHCMVGMVPRTHGSAIFMRGTTQALSLTTLGSLSDAQMLDGTDPETSKRYLHHYNFPGYSVGEPKFLRGPGRREIGHGNLAERAILPILPKEDEFPYAIRVVSEILSSNGSTSMASTCASTLTLMDAGVPIKDMVGGVAMGLIKEGDRYAVLTDIQGVEDHLGDMDFKVTGTEQGITALQMDIKIDGLDMNILKTALEQARVARLHILGKMREALDKPRPELSAYAPRILTMQINPEKIGAVIGPGGKMIKQIVEETGVKIDIEDSGIVFIVTPDQESADAARNWILRLTEEAEIGKIYEGKVVRLTTFGAFIEVLAGQDGLLHISKVPGRPRHIEDVFSVGETVRVRVAEIDAQGRINLSLEQEVEIRESEHPEPVRSGAPRGDRDRGERGGDRDRGGDRDRGPRPPRSGGGYRGDRGGDRGGDRDRGGDRGGDRRR; translated from the coding sequence ATGAATATAACCCCCGAATTCACTGAATTTGAGGTGGGGGGAGAAGTTATTCGCATTGAAACAGGGGTTTTGTCTCCCCTGGCCAATGCTGCCGTGATCGTCCGTTCTGGCGAATCCATGGTCTTTGTCGCTGCTGTCGCTACAGCCGAACCCAAAGATATCGACTTCATGCCCCTTACTGTTGACTACGAAAGCAAGATGTATGCGGTAGGCCGTTTCCCCGGTGGTTTTATCCGCCGTGAAGGCCGTCCCCCAGAAAGCGCCACTTTGAGCGCCCGTCTGATTGACCGTCAGATTCGTCCGCTTTTCCCCGATGGTTTCCGCAACGAAGTGCAAGTGGTTTCTCAACTGCTCTCCAGCGACCAAGTGGTTCAGCCAGATATTCTCTCTTGTATTGGTGCCTCTGCAGCCCTGAGCATTTCCAATATTCCCTTCGATGGCCCCACCGCCGCCGTGCGGATTGGCCGTATCGATGGAGAATGGGTCATCAACCCCACCTTCCCGCAAATGGAAGACAGCGAACTCGATCTGATTGTCGCTGGAACCGATGATTCCATCAATATGGTGGAAGCCGGTGCCCAGATGGTCAACGAAGATCTGATGCTTGAAGCGATTACCATCGCCCATCAAGAAATTCGCCATATTGTCGCCCAGATCAAAGCCTTCGCTGAGCGCTTGGGCAAAGCCAAAATGGCTCCCCCGCTCTATAGCGTGGATGAACGCATCCTGGCCTATGTGCGTGAACAGGTTCAAGGGCCCATGCTGGAAGCCATGCAGATAGTGGACAACAAAGCCCGCAGTGAGCAGATCAAAGTGATTCGCAAAGCCTTTGAAGCCCACGTGGCAGAGCTCTCTGATGAGAGTGAAATCAAAGCGTTGATTGCCGAACGCGGCAAAGATATCGGCAACGCCTTCTACAAAATTGAAAAAGCCATGATGCGCGCAGCGATCCTCGATAAGGGTGTCCGTATCGATGGCCGCCAGCCAGCAGATATCCGCCCGATTCACTGTATGGTGGGCATGGTTCCCCGCACCCATGGTTCGGCCATATTTATGCGTGGAACCACCCAGGCACTGTCCTTGACCACCTTGGGCTCACTCAGTGATGCCCAAATGCTGGATGGTACAGATCCTGAAACCAGCAAGCGTTATCTGCACCACTATAATTTCCCCGGCTATTCCGTGGGCGAACCCAAATTTCTGCGTGGCCCCGGCCGCCGCGAAATTGGCCACGGCAACCTGGCTGAGCGCGCAATTCTGCCTATTCTGCCCAAGGAAGATGAATTCCCCTACGCCATTCGCGTCGTGTCTGAAATTCTGAGTTCCAATGGTTCAACCTCAATGGCCAGTACCTGCGCAAGCACCCTGACCTTGATGGATGCCGGTGTGCCCATCAAAGACATGGTCGGTGGCGTCGCCATGGGGCTGATCAAAGAAGGCGATCGCTATGCCGTTCTGACTGATATTCAGGGCGTCGAAGATCACCTCGGCGATATGGACTTCAAAGTGACAGGTACCGAACAGGGAATTACGGCTCTGCAAATGGATATCAAAATCGACGGTTTGGATATGAATATCCTCAAAACCGCCCTGGAACAGGCGCGTGTCGCCCGTTTGCATATCCTTGGCAAAATGCGTGAAGCCCTCGACAAACCCCGTCCTGAGCTTTCAGCTTACGCGCCACGGATTCTGACCATGCAAATCAACCCCGAAAAAATTGGGGCAGTGATTGGGCCTGGCGGCAAGATGATCAAACAGATCGTCGAAGAAACCGGCGTCAAGATCGATATCGAAGACAGCGGCATTGTCTTTATCGTAACGCCTGACCAGGAATCTGCCGATGCAGCCCGCAACTGGATTCTGCGTTTGACCGAAGAAGCCGAAATTGGCAAGATCTACGAAGGCAAAGTGGTGCGTTTAACTACCTTTGGTGCCTTTATCGAAGTTCTCGCTGGTCAGGATGGTCTGCTGCATATCTCCAAAGTGCCGGGCCGTCCCCGTCATATTGAAGACGTCTTCTCGGTAGGCGAAACCGTACGTGTCCGCGTAGCCGAAATTGATGCCCAAGGCCGTATCAACCTCAGCCTGGAACAGGAAGTGGAAATCCGCGAAAGCGAACATCCCGAACCTGTCCGCAGCGGCGCTCC